ATTTTCTAGAAATCTCCGTGTGTATCTTTTCTCCTTCTTCAAAAGAAATATGCTGGTCTAAAGCAGCTATCCACACTTTTTGAGTTTTCTTACTTACTAAAAAGCTTTTAGCTATTCCTGATTGCTCATCATATTCTGGAGCATGCTTAAAATTCCAAATGTCAAATTCTGCACCAAACTCTTTATTAATTCTGTTCAGTAAATTTAGATTAAATGCAGCAGTAACTCCTTGTGCATCATTATATGCTGGCAAGACTACAGCCGATGGTTTGATACAATCAAGCCCCAAAAAAAGTTTATCGTTTGCGCTTAAGTTTTCAGAAAGTTGTTCCATGAAACTAGCTGCTTCATCATCTTCCATATTCCCTAAATTAGAGCCTAAGAAAAGTACCACTTTAGGGTGCTCACTATTCTTAAAACTCTCTAAAACTCCAAAATAATCGCCCTGTTGCGTTTTCACAGAAAGATTAGGAATTTCTTTTTTTAGATTTTCTTCTAGATCATCTAGCGCATGTTGCGAAATATCTATGGGTAGGTAATCAAACTTAAAATCTTGGGCCACTAAAGGTTTTAGTAACTCTTTAGTTTTTGTACCATCTCCTGCACCTAATTCTATCAGCTCAAAATACGTGTCTTTATCCAACCCTAAAGCACTAATAATAGCATTGGGTTGCTCTCTTAAAATTTCATGCTCTGCCCTTGTCAAATAATATTCTGGAAGATTCATTATTTTAACAAAGAGTTTATCACCTATTTCATCATAAAAGTAACGCGATGACAAAAATTTAGGACTACTATTAAGTCCTAAGTCTACATGCGTTAAAAATGCTGTATCAATAGTTATTTCACTAGTCTGATTCCCGTGTACTGCCATCTATATTTTGGATGAAAAAAGTTTCTATATGTATTTCTTTCATGACCTTCACTAGTAGCTACAGAGCTACCACGAAGTACCATGGTATTGATCATAAATTTGCCATTGTATTCTCCTACAGCGCCATCGGCAACTTTGAAATTAGGGTAAGGCAAGTACGCAGAATACGTCCACTCCCATCGTTTTCCCCAATTAAATTTTTCTGATGCTGCTTCCCATTCAAATTCTGTTGGGAGTCGCATGTTTTTAAACGTTGCAAAAGCCTGCGCTTCATAGAAGGAAACATGAGAAAGTATAGCGTCTAAATCTACAGGCTTTAAACCCGCCAGCGTGTAGTTAAACCAAGTACCCTCTTTCTGTATCCAATACAGTGGCGCAATGATATTTTCCTCTTGTACCCAAGACCAACCTTCATCTAACCAATATTTAAATTCTTGGTACCCCCCAGCAACTATAAAAGCTATGAAATCTCTATTGGTTACTAAACCTTTAGCTAATTTATATTCATGTAAAAAAACCTTGTGCCTTCCTAGCTCATTATCAAAACAAAACCCATCACCTTGATGGCCAATTTCATAAATACCTTCTGGCATTGCTAACCAACCGTCTGCTTTATTAGTATCCTGTACCAGGTTAAAATTTTCATGGTAAACGGGATGAAGTGGATTGAAAGAAAACGTGTGTTTTAAATCTGTAAGTAATAATTCTTGATGTTGTTGCTCATGCTGAATGCCTAAGGTCACCAAGGTTTCTATTTCTAAAGATAGTTTGGACTTTAATAGGGCTACAATATGTTTATCTACATAGGATCTATAGCTATAAATTTCTTCGATAAGCGGTCTGGTCATAGCACCCCTCAGAGAACGTGTGGCCCTTTCACCGACTGTTTGGTAATAGCTATTAAAAAGGTAGGAGAAATCTTTGTTGAAAATAACATAGTTTTCGTCGAATTTTTTAAGAATCATTTCCTCAAAAAACCATGTAATATGTGCTAAATGCCATTTTGGTGGACTCGCAAAAGCAACGGGTTGTGCATTATAATCTTCTGGTGCAAGTGGCGCACACAACGCTACGGAATGCGCTCGTGTTTTTTTAAATTGATGTATTAACTCGTGGTTAGTCATTTAAATAGGTCCTATAAATCAAATGTAATAGCTTGTAAAAGCTACATTTTGCTCTATTGATTTTATTTTTAGTCGAGAAGAATTCAATTCCTTAACGAAAAATGTGATGTCCTAAAGTTAAAACTATTTTTTAAACCTAAACACTACAGGGATGCTAACAAATTATTAATTTCCTTATTTAAAATGAAATTTTTGCTAGAACTCCTTTTCTCCAAATTCACTTTTTATAAACTTAGATTTGTTTTTATTGCCGTTAAAAGTATAGGATAGGTTTAAAGAAATCATATCTACTTCATACCTGTAATTGGTAGTCGTATAAAACTCTCCTGGCTTGAATGTTGTAATTCGCTGCTCGTTAGATTTCAATAAGCCCATATCCATATTTTGCCATTGTACTATAGCGTTTAGCTTCCCTTTAAAAAAAGATTTTTTAAAGGCTAGATTAGGGGTGTAAAATTCAGAGTCTTCTCCTTGAGCTGTATTGATTTGCGACAAGTAATTAAAGGAAAATTGCAAAGAAGCGTTTTCCCAAAAAAAATAGGTGGAGTTCAAGTTCATTGAAAATATAGTAGCCTCTGTAGCCACCTCATAATCTCTAGTAATACCATCTCGATGCTCAAATGTGAAGAGACCATCAATGGCATAGCTGTAAACATTTGCTCCTAAATAAGTAGACCATTTTTTTGTAGGTTGCAGCTGTGCTCCTATTTCTAAACCTAAGGCGTTACTCTTACCTACATTAGAATACACCCTATTCAAAACACTATCTAAAACAGCTCCATTAGCTTGGTAAGCTAAAGTATTTACCCTATTAATAACATTATTCACCTGTCTATAATATGCGGTAGCATTGAACGTAGTATTGCCATCAAACTTCTTGACATATCCCAATTCTAACAAGTCTATAAATTCTGGTTTTAATTGATTGTCTCCTTGTTCAAAAACTTCAGAATGTTCACGCTCTGCAAAGCTATTCATTTTTAAAGTCGTGGTCCGTTCTACGCGCTTACTATAGGCTGCTTTTAAATTAG
This genomic stretch from Cellulophaga algicola DSM 14237 harbors:
- a CDS encoding L-histidine N(alpha)-methyltransferase yields the protein MAVHGNQTSEITIDTAFLTHVDLGLNSSPKFLSSRYFYDEIGDKLFVKIMNLPEYYLTRAEHEILREQPNAIISALGLDKDTYFELIELGAGDGTKTKELLKPLVAQDFKFDYLPIDISQHALDDLEENLKKEIPNLSVKTQQGDYFGVLESFKNSEHPKVVLFLGSNLGNMEDDEAASFMEQLSENLSANDKLFLGLDCIKPSAVVLPAYNDAQGVTAAFNLNLLNRINKEFGAEFDIWNFKHAPEYDEQSGIAKSFLVSKKTQKVWIAALDQHISFEEGEKIHTEISRKYDTEILKAILSETAMVIQSKFTDGKNYFADYLLIKG
- the egtB gene encoding ergothioneine biosynthesis protein EgtB is translated as MTNHELIHQFKKTRAHSVALCAPLAPEDYNAQPVAFASPPKWHLAHITWFFEEMILKKFDENYVIFNKDFSYLFNSYYQTVGERATRSLRGAMTRPLIEEIYSYRSYVDKHIVALLKSKLSLEIETLVTLGIQHEQQHQELLLTDLKHTFSFNPLHPVYHENFNLVQDTNKADGWLAMPEGIYEIGHQGDGFCFDNELGRHKVFLHEYKLAKGLVTNRDFIAFIVAGGYQEFKYWLDEGWSWVQEENIIAPLYWIQKEGTWFNYTLAGLKPVDLDAILSHVSFYEAQAFATFKNMRLPTEFEWEAASEKFNWGKRWEWTYSAYLPYPNFKVADGAVGEYNGKFMINTMVLRGSSVATSEGHERNTYRNFFHPKYRWQYTGIRLVK